The Frondihabitans australicus genome includes a region encoding these proteins:
- a CDS encoding alpha-hydroxy acid oxidase, which produces MTQRQLPKPQDIFEYLQFKKPELDGKKRRLDAALTIEDLRSIAKRRTPKAAFDYTDGSAENEISIQRARQAFRDVEFHPQVLRDVANVDTTATVFGATSTLPFGIAPTGFTRLMQTEGEIAGAGAAAAAGIPFSLSTLGTTSIEGVKAENPNGRNWFQLYVMRQREISYGLVERAAAAGFETLLFTVDTPVAGARLRDKRNGFSIPPQLTPSTVINALPRPWWWIDFLTTPKLEFASLSSTGGTVGELLDAAMDPTISFDDLKIIREMWPGKLAIKGVQSVDDAKKFADLGVDGIVLSNHGGRQLDRAPIPFHLLPSVVREVGGDVDVIVDTGIMNGADIVASIALGASFTLVGRAYLYGLMAGGRAGVDRMIAILQDQIVRTMKLLGAHSLEELTPAHVTQLERLAPRPRA; this is translated from the coding sequence ATGACGCAGCGCCAGCTCCCCAAGCCCCAGGACATCTTCGAGTACCTCCAGTTCAAGAAGCCCGAGCTCGACGGCAAGAAGCGGCGCCTCGACGCCGCCCTCACCATCGAAGACCTGCGGTCGATCGCCAAGCGTCGCACCCCCAAGGCCGCGTTCGACTACACCGACGGCTCGGCCGAGAACGAGATCTCGATCCAGCGGGCGCGGCAGGCGTTCCGCGACGTCGAGTTCCACCCGCAGGTGCTGCGCGACGTGGCGAACGTCGACACCACGGCGACCGTCTTCGGGGCGACCTCGACCCTGCCGTTCGGCATCGCCCCGACCGGATTCACGCGCCTCATGCAGACCGAGGGCGAGATCGCGGGCGCGGGTGCTGCCGCCGCCGCCGGAATCCCGTTCTCGCTCTCGACCCTCGGCACGACCTCGATCGAGGGCGTCAAGGCCGAGAACCCGAACGGGCGCAACTGGTTCCAGCTCTACGTGATGCGCCAGCGCGAGATCTCCTACGGACTCGTCGAGAGGGCGGCGGCCGCAGGATTCGAGACCCTGCTGTTCACGGTCGACACCCCCGTCGCCGGCGCCCGGCTCCGCGACAAGCGCAACGGCTTCTCGATCCCGCCGCAGCTGACGCCCTCGACCGTCATCAACGCGCTTCCGCGGCCGTGGTGGTGGATCGACTTCCTCACCACCCCGAAGCTCGAGTTCGCCTCGCTGTCGTCGACCGGGGGCACCGTTGGCGAGCTCCTGGACGCCGCAATGGACCCGACGATCAGCTTCGACGACCTCAAGATCATCCGTGAGATGTGGCCGGGCAAGCTCGCGATCAAGGGCGTGCAGAGCGTCGACGACGCGAAGAAGTTCGCCGACCTGGGCGTCGACGGCATCGTGCTGTCGAACCACGGCGGCCGGCAGCTCGACCGTGCTCCGATCCCGTTCCACCTGCTGCCGTCCGTCGTTCGCGAGGTCGGCGGCGACGTCGACGTGATCGTCGACACCGGCATCATGAACGGCGCCGACATCGTCGCGTCCATCGCGCTCGGCGCCTCGTTCACGCTCGTCGGCCGCGCCTACCTGTACGGGCTGATGGCAGGGGGGCGCGCGGGCGTCGACCGCATGATCGCGATCCTGCAGGATCAGATCGTCCGCACGATGAAGCTCCTCGGCGCGCACTCGCTCGAGGAGCTCACGCCGGCGCACGTCACCCAGCTGGAGCGTCTGGCGCCGCGCCCCCGCGCGTAG
- a CDS encoding GntR family transcriptional regulator codes for MVENNEVARVPAAVAAALRSEVVSARILPGEAVTEASVSARFEVSRPTARLAIDQLVAAGLLRREANRGARVPVLSRADIVDLYDSRALVESAALASLARTGAVPPAAVAHNRALELAPDEAPFAADDIAFHRALVSAAGSPRLTRMHDALMGEIELCIGQVDANSLWPPSDIAGQHSLILRAVVSGTPDEAARLVREHIETSRDRLLDHVDRATLAEHHRPRP; via the coding sequence ATGGTCGAGAACAACGAGGTCGCCCGAGTGCCCGCCGCAGTGGCGGCAGCGCTGCGCTCCGAGGTGGTCTCGGCCCGGATCCTGCCCGGCGAGGCCGTGACCGAGGCCTCCGTGAGCGCCCGGTTCGAGGTGTCACGACCCACCGCCCGGCTGGCGATCGACCAGCTCGTGGCCGCGGGGCTCCTCCGCCGCGAGGCGAATCGCGGCGCCCGAGTGCCCGTGCTGAGCCGCGCCGACATCGTCGACCTGTACGACTCGCGCGCCCTGGTCGAATCCGCCGCTCTCGCGTCTCTCGCGCGCACCGGCGCCGTCCCGCCCGCGGCGGTGGCGCACAACCGCGCCCTCGAGTTGGCTCCCGACGAGGCCCCGTTCGCGGCCGACGACATCGCGTTCCACCGCGCCCTCGTCAGTGCCGCGGGCAGCCCTCGGCTCACCCGCATGCACGACGCGCTGATGGGCGAGATCGAGCTGTGCATCGGGCAGGTCGACGCGAACTCGCTGTGGCCGCCGAGCGATATCGCCGGGCAGCACTCGCTGATCCTGCGCGCCGTCGTCTCAGGAACGCCCGACGAGGCCGCACGGCTCGTGCGCGAGCACATCGAGACCTCCCGCGACCGCCTGCTCGACCACGTCGACCGGGCGACGCTCGCCGAGCACCACCGACCACGACCCTGA
- a CDS encoding SDR family NAD(P)-dependent oxidoreductase — MHIDLTDRVVVITGGGRGIGAGLVSRFAGEGARVVALDLAFGEEGTSGGAATGDGVPVGDRILRLDCDVSDPSSVASAVAAIDDRFGRIDVLVNNAGINVEGLIDDLDFARWQKCFDVNVGGVFLMSQAVAPIMKRQKSGRIINAASFAAIVPSIGSAAYAASKAAVVQLTRVLAGELGPWGVTVNAYAPGMIPTAMNGFAEMAPDAQGRLLDTLTLRRWETPDDVADLITYLASDQASYITGALIDVSGGKLATQIPSRAYDAARL; from the coding sequence GTGCACATCGATCTGACCGACCGCGTGGTCGTCATCACCGGCGGCGGGCGCGGAATCGGCGCCGGCCTGGTCTCGCGATTCGCGGGCGAGGGTGCGCGGGTCGTCGCGCTCGATCTGGCGTTCGGCGAGGAGGGAACGAGTGGCGGCGCCGCGACGGGCGACGGGGTGCCGGTCGGCGATCGGATCCTGCGCCTCGACTGCGACGTCAGCGACCCGTCGTCGGTGGCCTCGGCCGTCGCCGCGATCGACGATCGCTTCGGCCGCATCGACGTGCTGGTCAACAACGCCGGCATCAACGTCGAGGGGCTGATCGACGACCTCGACTTCGCACGCTGGCAGAAGTGCTTCGACGTGAACGTCGGCGGCGTCTTCTTGATGAGTCAGGCCGTCGCGCCGATCATGAAGCGGCAGAAGTCCGGCCGCATCATCAACGCCGCCTCGTTTGCCGCGATCGTGCCCAGCATCGGCAGCGCCGCCTACGCCGCGTCCAAGGCCGCTGTCGTTCAGCTCACGCGCGTGCTCGCCGGCGAGCTCGGGCCGTGGGGCGTCACCGTCAACGCGTACGCGCCGGGCATGATCCCGACCGCGATGAACGGCTTCGCCGAGATGGCGCCGGATGCACAGGGTCGACTCCTCGACACACTCACCCTCCGCCGCTGGGAGACCCCCGACGACGTGGCCGACCTCATCACCTACCTGGCGAGCGATCAGGCGTCGTACATCACCGGGGCCCTCATCGACGTGTCGGGCGGGAAGCTGGCGACGCAGATACCGTCGCGGGCCTACGACGCCGCTCGCCTGTAG
- a CDS encoding SDR family oxidoreductase, whose protein sequence is MSEVRAVGGPAAEGGAGAPGDERVVWVTGAGSGMGRASALAAARAGWRVALMGRREGRLEGVAGEIEAAGGAALVVPGDTAVTGDVEVARDRILRTWGRIDAVVAAAGLNAKRRAFADQTMAGFDEVVATNLGGTMRAIDAALPSLRERGGTVVVISSYSAWSFVPYSGVAYSASKTALGAMTRMLNAQEAGHGIRATHLCPGDVATEFLELRPSVPDEAARAVMLTPDDIGRTVQFVLDSPPHVRIDELVVSPLSQV, encoded by the coding sequence ATGAGCGAGGTCAGGGCGGTTGGCGGTCCTGCGGCGGAGGGCGGCGCGGGGGCGCCCGGCGACGAGAGGGTCGTGTGGGTCACGGGCGCAGGCTCGGGCATGGGGCGGGCCAGCGCCCTCGCGGCGGCCCGCGCCGGCTGGCGCGTCGCACTCATGGGCCGCCGCGAGGGCAGGCTCGAGGGCGTGGCCGGCGAGATCGAGGCGGCGGGCGGCGCTGCGCTCGTGGTGCCGGGCGACACGGCGGTGACGGGTGACGTCGAGGTGGCACGCGATCGGATCCTGCGCACCTGGGGCCGAATCGACGCCGTGGTCGCGGCCGCCGGGCTCAACGCGAAGCGTCGCGCCTTCGCCGACCAGACGATGGCCGGCTTCGACGAGGTCGTCGCGACGAACCTCGGCGGAACGATGCGGGCGATCGACGCGGCGCTCCCGTCGCTGCGCGAGCGCGGCGGCACGGTCGTCGTGATCTCGTCGTACTCGGCGTGGTCGTTCGTGCCGTACTCCGGCGTCGCCTACAGCGCCTCGAAGACCGCGCTCGGGGCGATGACGCGCATGCTCAACGCGCAGGAGGCGGGGCACGGCATCCGCGCGACGCACCTGTGCCCGGGCGACGTGGCCACCGAGTTCCTCGAACTCCGGCCGAGTGTGCCCGACGAGGCGGCGCGCGCCGTCATGCTCACGCCCGACGACATCGGCCGCACCGTGCAGTTCGTGCTCGACTCGCCGCCCCACGTGCGCATCGACGAGCTCGTCGTGTCGCCGCTGTCGCAGGTGTGA